The Sporocytophaga myxococcoides genome window below encodes:
- a CDS encoding MBL fold metallo-hydrolase, translated as MQIESFIDKGLAQLTYAIISEGEIALIDPARDPSPFIQLEVKHNAKIKAVIETHPHADFISSHAEFLMHQVKVYTSKLSDVNYEHTTFDDGDELKIGTIKLKAMNTPGHSPDSISVLLEDETGNPYAIFTGDTLFIGDVGRPDLRKTSEDSTTLKEKLAGKLYHSLHNKILKLPDHTIIYPAHGPGSLCGKSMSENLSDTLGNQKKENYALQPMSESEFIKLILDNQPFIPKYFSYDVIINKLGAPKLSESLDKVNYLNSINEIPNGSLIVDTRSSDQFKTGHNKEAINIPDGTKFETWLGSIINPDETFYLIANDNGALRNLLYKTAKIGYESKISGVLVIQEPSGSKSEKIDAEEVIKAEDQYTIVDVRDVNEVSSQKIFSNSINIPLNKLRENIQLIPSGKPVAVHCSGGYRSAIASSLLEHAQVHKVYDISESIKSIEELQKNT; from the coding sequence ATGCAAATAGAAAGCTTTATTGATAAAGGATTGGCACAACTTACCTACGCAATAATAAGTGAAGGAGAAATAGCCCTTATTGATCCAGCAAGAGATCCATCACCTTTTATTCAATTAGAGGTTAAACACAATGCCAAAATCAAAGCTGTCATTGAAACCCATCCTCATGCTGACTTCATCAGCAGTCATGCAGAATTTTTGATGCATCAGGTAAAAGTTTATACGAGCAAATTATCAGATGTTAATTATGAGCACACAACTTTTGATGATGGTGATGAGCTTAAAATCGGAACAATAAAATTAAAAGCAATGAATACTCCAGGCCACTCTCCTGACAGCATATCAGTATTGCTTGAAGACGAAACAGGTAATCCTTATGCGATATTTACCGGAGACACGCTTTTTATAGGAGATGTGGGAAGGCCTGATTTGAGGAAAACATCCGAAGACAGTACCACCTTAAAAGAAAAACTGGCAGGTAAATTATATCATTCTCTTCACAACAAAATTTTAAAACTACCTGATCACACAATCATATATCCAGCGCATGGTCCTGGCTCTCTTTGCGGAAAATCTATGAGCGAAAATCTTTCCGACACATTGGGGAATCAAAAAAAAGAGAATTATGCCCTTCAACCCATGAGTGAGTCCGAGTTTATAAAACTAATTCTGGATAATCAGCCATTTATCCCCAAATATTTTTCATACGATGTAATCATTAACAAACTTGGAGCTCCCAAACTGAGTGAAAGCCTTGATAAAGTAAATTATTTAAATAGCATCAATGAAATTCCGAATGGTTCTTTAATTGTAGATACAAGAAGTTCTGACCAATTTAAGACTGGACATAATAAAGAAGCTATTAATATTCCTGACGGGACAAAATTTGAAACATGGTTAGGCTCCATCATCAATCCTGATGAAACATTTTATCTTATAGCAAATGACAATGGTGCACTTAGAAATTTACTTTATAAAACTGCTAAGATAGGATACGAATCTAAAATATCTGGGGTCCTGGTCATTCAAGAACCTTCAGGTAGCAAATCAGAAAAAATAGATGCTGAAGAAGTGATTAAAGCAGAAGATCAATATACTATTGTAGATGTGAGAGATGTAAATGAAGTATCATCACAAAAAATATTTTCAAACTCCATAAACATTCCTCTTAATAAGCTTAGAGAAAATATTCAATTGATCCCATCAGGAAAAC